The following coding sequences lie in one Spinacia oleracea cultivar Varoflay chromosome 1, BTI_SOV_V1, whole genome shotgun sequence genomic window:
- the LOC110802720 gene encoding auxin-binding protein ABP19a: MNILVVFFTFSLLIPLSYTAIEFDYCVGDPKLPTSPIGYSCKDPAQVITDDFVYTGFRGEITTANIFKANVTFAFANTFPALNGLGIAMTKAEIGVGGVIPAHTHRTTEIIVVLKGSIIAGFVDTNNTAYYKRLEVGDVMVFPPTMIHFQVNVGKTPASLYASYNGANPGVQLISPALFASKIPTELVARITFISPLEITRISKILFGTA, encoded by the coding sequence ATGAATATCCTTGTAGTTTTCTTCACATTTTCTCTCTTGATTCCCCTCAGTTACACCGCCATTGAATTCGACTATTGTGTAGGAGATCCTAAACTCCCCACATCACCAATCGGGTATTCTTGTAAAGACCCTGCTCAAGTCATAACAGATGACTTTGTTTACACTGGTTTTCGTGGCGAAATAACCACCGCAAATATATTCAAAGCTAATGTGACATTTGCATTTGCGAATACATTCCCAGCTTTGAATGGTTTAGGTATAGCTATGACTAAGGCAGAAATCGGTGTAGGTGGAGTTATACCAGCTCATACCCACCGAACAACAGAAATTATTGTCGTACTTAAAGGGTCAATAATTGCAGGATTCGTTGACACAAACAACACTGCATATTATAAGAGACTTGAGGTTGGAGACGTTATGGTTTTTCCTCCGACAATGATTCATTTCCAAGTGAATGTTGGTAAAACTCCGGCTAGTCTATACGCTAGCTACAATGGCGCAAACCCAGGGGTCCAACTCATTTCCCCCGCCTTATTTGCTAGCAAAATACCTACTGAACTCGTTGCACGAATCACTTTTATTAGTCCTCTTGAGATAACGAGGATTTCAAAGATTCTTTTTGGCACTGCTTAA